From the genome of Anaerolineae bacterium, one region includes:
- a CDS encoding 2-oxoacid:acceptor oxidoreductase subunit alpha, whose amino-acid sequence MGGWQESPALLPPGTYFMSGNEACAEGALAAGCRFYAGYPITPSSEIMVHMAQRLPELGGNFMQMEDELGSIAAVIGAAWGGLKAMTATSGPGISLMLENIGYAIMTETPCVIVDVQRAGPSTGQASRPAQGDIMQARWGTHGGVDLIALAPWSVQEMYELTIRAFNLAERFRVPVFLLADEIVGHLHETVTIPPAVRTFERLRWPQEMPFDTPEPDGVPPMPAFGEGAYLLVTGSTHDGRGYRRTTDAAVQDRLMRRLSAKIRRHQDEIDDWEEYSLEDAERVLVACGSAARSALWAVQQARRQGRPVGLLRLKSLWPFPDEVVASRCGGRREIIVPEMNLGQLAGEVRRAAGVPVTSLTQVDGEPIDPRRILAYLLEEVW is encoded by the coding sequence ATGGGCGGCTGGCAGGAATCGCCGGCCCTCTTGCCCCCCGGCACCTACTTCATGTCGGGCAACGAGGCCTGTGCCGAAGGCGCCCTGGCCGCCGGCTGTCGCTTCTACGCCGGCTACCCCATCACCCCCTCCAGCGAAATCATGGTGCACATGGCCCAGCGCCTGCCGGAACTCGGGGGCAACTTCATGCAAATGGAGGACGAGCTGGGAAGCATCGCCGCCGTCATCGGCGCGGCGTGGGGCGGCCTCAAGGCCATGACCGCCACCTCCGGCCCGGGCATCAGCCTCATGCTGGAGAACATCGGCTACGCCATCATGACCGAGACACCCTGCGTCATCGTGGACGTCCAGCGCGCCGGCCCCAGCACCGGCCAGGCCAGCCGGCCGGCCCAAGGAGACATCATGCAGGCGCGCTGGGGCACCCACGGCGGCGTGGACCTCATCGCCCTGGCCCCCTGGTCCGTCCAGGAAATGTACGAGCTGACCATCCGCGCCTTTAACCTGGCGGAGCGCTTCCGCGTGCCGGTCTTCCTCCTGGCCGATGAAATCGTCGGCCATCTGCACGAGACGGTGACCATCCCGCCGGCCGTGCGCACCTTCGAGCGCCTGCGCTGGCCCCAGGAGATGCCCTTCGACACCCCCGAACCGGACGGCGTCCCGCCCATGCCGGCCTTCGGCGAGGGCGCCTACCTCCTGGTCACCGGCTCCACCCACGACGGCCGCGGCTACCGCCGCACCACCGACGCCGCCGTCCAGGACAGGCTGATGCGCCGGCTCTCCGCCAAAATCCGCCGGCACCAGGACGAAATTGACGATTGGGAGGAGTATTCCCTGGAGGATGCCGAGCGTGTGCTGGTGGCCTGCGGCTCAGCGGCGCGCAGTGCCCTCTGGGCCGTCCAGCAGGCCCGCCGGCAGGGCCGCCCGGTCGGCCTCTTGCGGCTGAAAAGCCTCTGGCCCTTCCCCGATGAGGTCGTCGCTTCTCGCTGTGGCGGCCGGCGGGAGATCATCGTGCCGGAGATGAACCTGGGACAGCTCGCCGGCGAGGTGCGCCGCGCCGCCGGCGTCCCCGTCACCTCCCTCACCCAGGTGGACGGCGAACCCATAGACCCTCGCCGCATCCTGGCATACCTGCTGGAGGAGGTTTGGTAA
- a CDS encoding 2-oxoacid:ferredoxin oxidoreductase subunit beta produces MAASSTVPPASLLRQAYLRQSTAFCPGCGHGIFMNAFLRAAAALPLDFDRTVFVSGIGCGAWVPSPHFLADTLHVTHGRAMAFAAGVQRARPDLNIVVISGDGDLATIGGNHLIHAARRQTPIKVFCLNNWLFGMTGGQVSATTPREARTATTPAGNPDPPFDLVRLVLGAGAPFAARWPVSLPRQLARGIEHALREPGFAFVEVLSICPTHFGRINEPLFPAGEAPQSIPWRMLEWLRRQCIEREKAAALSPEERAGKILIGEWRGEECWP; encoded by the coding sequence ATGGCCGCCTCATCCACTGTCCCACCTGCCTCGCTCCTGCGCCAGGCCTATCTGCGCCAATCCACCGCCTTCTGCCCGGGGTGCGGCCACGGCATCTTTATGAACGCCTTCCTACGGGCGGCGGCGGCCCTGCCGCTGGACTTCGACCGCACGGTCTTCGTCTCGGGCATCGGCTGCGGCGCCTGGGTGCCCTCGCCCCATTTCCTGGCCGATACCCTGCACGTCACCCACGGCCGGGCCATGGCCTTCGCCGCCGGCGTCCAGCGGGCACGCCCCGACCTGAACATAGTCGTCATCAGCGGCGATGGGGACCTGGCCACCATCGGCGGCAACCATCTCATCCATGCCGCCCGCCGGCAAACCCCCATCAAGGTCTTCTGCCTCAACAACTGGCTCTTCGGCATGACCGGCGGCCAGGTCTCCGCCACCACCCCCCGCGAGGCCCGCACCGCCACCACGCCGGCCGGCAACCCCGACCCACCCTTTGACCTGGTGCGGTTGGTGCTGGGCGCCGGCGCCCCCTTCGCCGCCCGCTGGCCGGTCTCCCTGCCGCGCCAGCTCGCCCGCGGCATCGAGCATGCCCTGCGGGAGCCGGGCTTCGCCTTTGTGGAAGTGCTTTCCATCTGCCCGACCCACTTCGGGCGCATCAACGAACCGCTCTTTCCCGCCGGGGAAGCCCCCCAGAGCATCCCCTGGCGTATGCTGGAATGGCTCCGCCGGCAGTGCATCGAGCGGGAGAAAGCCGCCGCCCTTTCCCCAGAGGAACGCGCCGGCAAAATCCTTATCGGTGAATGGCGCGGCGAGGAGTGCTGGCCATGA
- a CDS encoding 2-oxoacid:acceptor oxidoreductase family protein, with protein sequence MSTWNIVFAGQGGQGMRFLSILLGRACAARGKQAASASSYGPEVRGTFTRAEVIISDEPIVYPRVLVPDLLAALSQEGYDRVWGQVPAEGIILYDPGTVRPAADVPARQFPVPAFQIAQELGAPQIANMVILGAVAALTGVIDLAGLHDALPARGRERNAAALARGFALGEELREQVGKEAG encoded by the coding sequence ATGAGCACCTGGAACATCGTCTTCGCCGGCCAGGGAGGCCAGGGCATGCGCTTCCTCAGCATCCTGCTGGGACGGGCCTGCGCGGCGCGCGGCAAACAGGCCGCCAGCGCTTCCTCCTACGGCCCGGAAGTGCGCGGCACCTTCACCCGCGCCGAGGTCATCATCTCCGACGAACCTATCGTCTACCCGCGCGTGCTGGTGCCCGATCTCCTGGCCGCCCTCTCACAGGAGGGATATGACCGCGTGTGGGGACAGGTGCCGGCGGAGGGCATCATCCTGTACGACCCTGGCACCGTTCGGCCGGCCGCTGACGTGCCGGCGCGCCAGTTCCCGGTGCCGGCCTTTCAGATCGCCCAGGAGCTGGGAGCGCCGCAGATCGCCAACATGGTGATACTGGGCGCGGTGGCGGCGCTGACCGGCGTCATCGACCTGGCCGGCCTGCACGACGCTCTGCCGGCGCGCGGGCGCGAGCGCAACGCCGCCGCCCTGGCGCGCGGCTTCGCCCTGGGAGAGGAACTGCGCGAGCAGGTGGGGAAAGAGGCGGGTTGA
- a CDS encoding GAF domain-containing protein, which produces MGTASSPTASYLETLRDIAHALSGSLQESDVIQLLLEKVMATMGAQGVILRLLSPDGDELWPAGAMGLSERYLDKGPVQLSKSAVDQQVMAGEIVTCADVTCTPGFQYPEAAAVEGLRGMISVPLTVRERVIGVLRVYVNDIARIQPDDILLLSTAADLGALALEKVRLHQGLLRIAEALNSTLELSDMLQRVLEVTVSQLHLKAGSIRLLDPRGRLLRLVAAYGLSEAYLAKGEVHVDKSPVDQRALAGEAVTLYDVEHEPGFEYPAEAAREGIRSVLVVPLIIKDRPLGVLRAYSARPRHFGPVAINFLRSVAGLVALAIENAQLYASLRARYEDLKIDLADWYRFLALG; this is translated from the coding sequence ATGGGGACAGCCTCCTCTCCAACCGCTTCCTACCTGGAAACCCTGCGCGACATCGCCCACGCCCTGAGCGGTTCGCTCCAGGAAAGCGACGTCATCCAGCTCCTGCTGGAGAAAGTCATGGCGACCATGGGGGCCCAGGGGGTGATCCTGCGCCTGCTCAGCCCGGACGGCGATGAGCTGTGGCCGGCGGGGGCCATGGGCCTCAGCGAGCGCTACCTCGACAAAGGGCCGGTCCAGCTCTCCAAGAGCGCGGTGGACCAGCAGGTGATGGCCGGCGAGATCGTCACCTGCGCCGACGTCACCTGCACCCCCGGCTTCCAGTACCCCGAGGCCGCCGCCGTCGAGGGCCTGCGCGGCATGATCTCTGTCCCCCTCACTGTGCGGGAGCGCGTCATCGGCGTCCTGCGGGTCTATGTCAACGATATAGCGCGCATCCAGCCGGACGATATCCTGCTCCTCTCTACCGCCGCGGACCTGGGCGCGCTGGCGCTGGAAAAGGTGCGCCTGCACCAGGGTCTTCTGCGCATCGCCGAGGCGCTCAACTCCACCCTGGAGCTGTCGGACATGCTCCAGCGGGTGCTGGAGGTGACCGTCTCCCAACTGCACCTGAAGGCCGGCTCCATCCGCCTGCTGGACCCCCGGGGCCGGCTCCTGCGGCTGGTGGCGGCCTACGGCTTGAGCGAAGCCTATCTGGCCAAGGGGGAGGTGCACGTGGACAAAAGCCCGGTGGATCAGCGCGCGCTGGCCGGCGAGGCGGTGACCCTTTACGACGTCGAGCACGAGCCTGGTTTCGAATATCCGGCCGAGGCCGCACGCGAGGGCATCCGCTCCGTCCTGGTGGTGCCGTTAATCATCAAGGATAGGCCGCTGGGGGTACTGCGCGCCTATTCCGCCCGCCCGCGCCATTTCGGGCCGGTGGCCATCAACTTCCTGCGCTCGGTGGCCGGCCTGGTTGCCCTGGCCATCGAGAATGCCCAATTGTATGCCAGCCTGCGGGCACGCTATGAGGACCTGAAGATCGACCTGGCAGATTGGTACCGCTTCCTGGCGCTGGGCTGA
- a CDS encoding sulfite exporter TauE/SafE family protein — protein MIFLALFLTGVAAGVLGAVLGLGGGVFLVPALHLLFDLPMRTAVACSIVGVLATSAGTVAFAPRGRGANVELALRLEIATTAGALAGSLVAGLLSSQALGILFAVVAFFNAGYTAYRARRRPISAPPEALFTHDYRPRRWGIGLSAGALAGMLSGLLGVGGGIIKVPVMYSVMEVPLGVATATSNFMVGITAAVSALVYYLRGDIYPVLAIPIALGVFAGATAGVWLLTRLRVGWVRAALIALLVIMGVQMLLRGLGLL, from the coding sequence ATGATCTTCCTGGCATTGTTCCTGACAGGGGTGGCGGCCGGCGTACTGGGCGCGGTGTTGGGCCTGGGCGGCGGAGTGTTCCTGGTGCCGGCCCTCCATCTCCTGTTCGACCTGCCCATGCGCACAGCGGTGGCCTGCAGTATCGTCGGGGTGCTGGCCACCTCCGCCGGCACCGTGGCATTCGCCCCGCGCGGCCGCGGCGCGAATGTGGAGCTGGCGCTCCGCCTGGAAATCGCTACGACCGCCGGCGCCCTGGCCGGCAGTCTGGTCGCCGGCCTGCTGAGCTCGCAGGCCCTCGGCATCCTTTTCGCCGTGGTGGCGTTTTTCAATGCCGGGTACACGGCCTATCGGGCGCGCCGCCGGCCGATCAGCGCGCCGCCGGAGGCGCTCTTCACCCACGACTACCGCCCGCGCCGCTGGGGCATCGGCCTGTCCGCCGGCGCCCTGGCCGGCATGCTCTCCGGCCTGCTGGGCGTCGGCGGCGGCATCATCAAGGTGCCGGTCATGTACAGCGTGATGGAGGTGCCCCTGGGCGTAGCCACGGCCACCAGCAACTTCATGGTCGGCATCACCGCCGCCGTCAGCGCGCTGGTATACTACCTGCGCGGGGACATCTATCCCGTGCTCGCCATTCCCATCGCCCTGGGGGTGTTCGCCGGCGCCACCGCCGGCGTCTGGCTGTTGACCCGCCTGCGCGTCGGCTGGGTGCGCGCCGCCCTCATCGCCCTGCTGGTCATCATGGGCGTGCAGATGCTTCTGCGAGGTCTCGGATTGCTGTGA
- a CDS encoding DUF1634 domain-containing protein, whose translation MNPTLPPSRRPDIHERERRMAQVISTAGLALMLAGFCGEWIAYGNPALPGPPAVSWSDPALLAASPFLLCMSAGILLFALLPALRVLLALLDYLGQRDWRNALIALIVLVELALSTQTHRI comes from the coding sequence GTGAACCCGACACTGCCCCCATCCCGCCGGCCCGATATCCACGAGAGAGAGCGCCGCATGGCGCAGGTGATCTCGACGGCCGGCCTGGCGCTGATGCTGGCCGGCTTCTGCGGGGAATGGATCGCCTACGGCAACCCGGCCCTGCCCGGTCCGCCGGCCGTTTCCTGGAGCGATCCCGCCCTGCTGGCGGCATCGCCTTTCCTGCTGTGCATGAGCGCCGGCATCCTGCTCTTCGCCCTTCTGCCAGCTCTGCGCGTCCTGTTGGCCCTGTTGGACTATCTCGGCCAGCGGGACTGGCGCAACGCCCTGATCGCCCTCATCGTGCTGGTGGAGCTCGCCCTCAGCACCCAGACGCACCGCATCTGA
- a CDS encoding MBL fold metallo-hydrolase gives MSATSPSPYIVPIQLGIVHAFLLRGKRPILVDTGTPDGAKAIVQALLKAGVEPAELDLILLTHGHYDHAGNAAALLRMSNAILAVGLRDGALVRKSETPSYRAGNWLGRLFLLLRRVVNVDIENHEPAQPHWYIAGELDLRPYGIPGRVIPTPGHTPGSLSILLETGEAIVGDLIGGLPIPQLPGRPLFIHDEAAWRESLRRVLAERPRLIYPSHGGPFTFQQVARTFPWAAPA, from the coding sequence ATGTCCGCGACCAGCCCATCCCCATATATCGTGCCCATACAACTCGGCATCGTTCATGCCTTCCTGCTTCGGGGGAAGCGGCCCATCCTGGTGGACACCGGCACGCCGGACGGCGCCAAGGCCATCGTCCAGGCACTGCTCAAAGCAGGGGTCGAGCCGGCGGAGCTGGACCTCATCCTGCTGACCCATGGGCATTACGATCACGCCGGCAACGCCGCGGCACTGCTGCGCATGAGCAATGCCATCCTGGCGGTGGGCCTGCGCGACGGCGCGCTAGTGCGGAAGAGCGAGACGCCCTCGTACCGCGCCGGCAACTGGCTCGGCCGGCTCTTCCTCCTACTGCGCCGGGTCGTGAATGTGGATATAGAGAACCACGAGCCGGCCCAGCCCCACTGGTACATCGCCGGCGAGTTGGACCTGCGCCCGTACGGCATCCCCGGCCGCGTCATCCCCACCCCCGGCCATACCCCCGGCTCGCTGTCCATCCTGCTGGAGACGGGGGAGGCCATCGTCGGCGATCTCATCGGCGGCCTGCCTATCCCGCAACTCCCCGGCCGGCCCCTCTTTATCCACGATGAGGCGGCCTGGAGGGAGAGCCTGCGGCGCGTGCTGGCGGAACGTCCCCGCCTCATCTACCCCAGCCACGGCGGGCCGTTCACCTTTCAGCAAGTGGCAAGGACATTCCCATGGGCCGCGCCGGCATAA
- the trpS gene encoding tryptophan--tRNA ligase translates to MATSGEKKRLLTGDRPTGKLHLGHYVGSLANRVRLQEEYECYFIIADLHALTTRPDKEAIAEIGDNVREMVLDYLACGIDPAKSSIYLQSAVHAVYEMNLFFEMLVTVNRLQRIPSIKEMARAANMDEEAIPFGLLGYPVLQAADILMPRAHLVPVGKDNVAHVELTREIARRFNYLYGELFPIPEALVSEVPVLVGTDGQAKMSKSLGNAIFLSDDPKTVRQKVFSMYTDPKRIRADIPGTVEGNPVFIYHDIFNPDKEEVEDLKARYRAGRVGDVEVKEKLAIALNNFLDPIRERRAYYAGQKGLVERIIYEGTERVSEIANETLREMKKLMGFHALHNRIRRKAMEALKAEQEAAG, encoded by the coding sequence ATGGCCACATCCGGTGAAAAGAAGCGACTGCTGACCGGCGACCGACCCACCGGGAAACTGCACCTGGGGCATTACGTCGGCTCGCTGGCCAACCGCGTGCGTCTGCAGGAGGAGTACGAGTGCTATTTCATTATCGCGGACCTGCACGCCCTGACCACGCGGCCGGACAAGGAAGCCATCGCGGAGATCGGCGACAACGTGCGGGAGATGGTGCTGGACTACCTGGCCTGCGGCATTGACCCGGCCAAATCCTCCATCTATCTCCAGTCCGCCGTGCACGCCGTCTATGAGATGAACCTCTTCTTCGAGATGCTGGTCACCGTGAACCGCTTACAGCGCATCCCCAGCATCAAGGAGATGGCGCGCGCCGCCAACATGGATGAGGAAGCGATCCCCTTCGGCCTGCTGGGCTATCCCGTGCTCCAGGCGGCGGATATCCTCATGCCCCGCGCTCATCTGGTGCCGGTGGGCAAGGACAACGTGGCCCATGTGGAGCTGACGCGCGAGATCGCCCGGCGCTTCAACTATCTCTATGGCGAGCTGTTCCCCATCCCGGAGGCTTTGGTCAGCGAAGTGCCGGTGCTGGTGGGGACCGACGGCCAGGCCAAGATGTCCAAATCCCTGGGCAACGCCATTTTCCTCTCCGATGACCCCAAGACGGTGCGCCAGAAGGTCTTCAGCATGTACACCGACCCGAAGCGCATCCGCGCCGATATCCCCGGCACCGTGGAGGGCAATCCGGTCTTCATCTATCATGACATTTTCAACCCGGACAAGGAAGAGGTCGAAGACCTGAAGGCGCGCTACCGCGCCGGCCGGGTCGGGGATGTCGAGGTCAAGGAGAAACTGGCCATCGCGCTGAACAACTTCCTGGACCCGATCCGCGAGCGCCGCGCCTATTACGCCGGCCAGAAAGGCCTGGTGGAACGCATCATCTACGAGGGCACGGAGCGCGTCAGCGAGATTGCCAATGAGACCCTGCGCGAGATGAAGAAGCTGATGGGCTTCCATGCCCTGCATAACCGCATCCGCCGCAAGGCCATGGAAGCGCTGAAGGCGGAACAGGAAGCCGCCGGCTAA
- a CDS encoding metallopeptidase family protein, whose protein sequence is MDASEFAEIVMEVLEDLPDEFRQRMENVEIEIRDWPGREEREQAGVPPGQTLFGLYQGIPLTERGHGYNLVLPDRIILFRGPIMRAGRTRAGVRRQIRRTLLHEIAHHFGISDERLRELDAY, encoded by the coding sequence ATGGATGCCTCCGAGTTCGCCGAAATCGTGATGGAGGTGCTGGAGGACCTGCCCGATGAATTCCGCCAGCGGATGGAGAATGTGGAGATCGAAATCCGCGACTGGCCGGGGCGGGAGGAACGGGAGCAGGCCGGCGTGCCGCCTGGCCAGACGTTGTTCGGCCTGTACCAGGGCATCCCACTGACGGAGCGAGGGCACGGGTACAACCTGGTGCTCCCGGACCGCATCATCCTCTTTCGCGGGCCGATCATGCGGGCCGGCCGCACCCGCGCCGGCGTGCGCCGGCAGATCCGCCGCACCCTCCTGCATGAGATTGCCCACCATTTCGGCATCTCGGATGAGCGTCTGCGGGAGCTGGATGCCTATTGA
- a CDS encoding glutathione S-transferase N-terminal domain-containing protein, with translation MTASAPVKLYGTPWCGHSAWVRRALEQTGIPHQWIDISQDPEAAAWVESISAGQQRVPVLLFPDGDILVEPSPAVLNAKLAGMGGGGR, from the coding sequence ATGACTGCTTCAGCACCGGTGAAGCTCTACGGCACGCCCTGGTGCGGGCACTCTGCCTGGGTGCGCCGCGCGCTGGAGCAGACCGGCATCCCACATCAGTGGATTGATATCTCCCAGGACCCGGAGGCCGCGGCCTGGGTGGAGAGCATCAGCGCCGGCCAACAGCGCGTGCCGGTCCTGCTGTTCCCGGACGGGGACATTCTGGTGGAGCCTTCGCCGGCGGTGCTGAACGCCAAATTGGCCGGCATGGGGGGCGGCGGGAGATAG
- a CDS encoding mycoredoxin yields the protein MTATIKMYGTTWCPDCRRAKQVFEAEGMTYEWIDISKDPEAAAYVEKVNGGFRSVPTIVFPDGDVLVEPSSPALAQKLRSLKAKR from the coding sequence ATGACAGCTACCATCAAAATGTACGGTACCACCTGGTGCCCGGACTGCCGGCGCGCCAAACAGGTGTTCGAGGCCGAAGGGATGACCTACGAATGGATCGATATCTCCAAGGATCCCGAGGCTGCCGCCTATGTGGAGAAGGTCAACGGCGGCTTCCGCAGTGTGCCCACCATCGTGTTCCCGGACGGTGACGTCCTGGTAGAGCCATCATCGCCGGCCCTGGCGCAGAAACTGCGCTCCCTGAAAGCGAAGCGGTAA
- a CDS encoding epoxyqueuosine reductase, translating into MSQVASLSPQEAKALAVQIGFDAAGIASPHSPALPAWVRSVLVCMHAALDDAYDYEMFIEYDGRRKWHKPIYTLLESLAFRLAEALRARGLQAMALTYEDSLALIDLKRAAVEAGLGIWGKNNVVVTRRYGPRVRFGAVFVDAEWPADGKLLDYFCSSCTLCWKACPTKALGPWGFVRERCIAEFAPTPAMAALQDQMEHHPTPHTRWQCTACLTACPIGSKIHTAFWREVQR; encoded by the coding sequence ATGAGCCAGGTTGCTTCCCTTTCTCCGCAGGAAGCGAAGGCGCTGGCAGTGCAGATCGGGTTCGATGCCGCCGGCATCGCCTCTCCCCATTCGCCGGCCCTGCCCGCGTGGGTGCGCTCGGTACTGGTCTGCATGCACGCCGCGCTGGATGATGCGTATGATTACGAGATGTTCATCGAGTACGACGGCCGGCGCAAGTGGCACAAGCCCATTTACACCCTCCTGGAATCGCTGGCCTTCCGCCTGGCTGAGGCCCTGCGGGCACGCGGCCTGCAGGCCATGGCGCTGACGTATGAGGACAGCCTGGCATTGATTGACCTGAAGCGGGCGGCGGTGGAGGCCGGCCTGGGCATATGGGGGAAGAACAATGTGGTGGTGACGCGGCGCTACGGCCCGCGGGTGCGCTTCGGGGCGGTGTTCGTGGATGCGGAGTGGCCGGCGGACGGCAAACTGTTGGATTATTTCTGCTCGAGCTGTACATTGTGCTGGAAGGCCTGCCCGACGAAGGCGCTGGGCCCCTGGGGTTTTGTGCGGGAGCGCTGTATCGCCGAGTTTGCGCCGACGCCGGCGATGGCGGCCCTCCAGGATCAGATGGAGCACCATCCCACCCCGCACACGCGCTGGCAGTGCACTGCCTGCCTGACCGCCTGCCCGATCGGGAGCAAAATCCACACAGCGTTCTGGCGTGAGGTGCAGAGATAG
- a CDS encoding nitroreductase family protein: protein MDFWEVIAARHSVREFDPRRDVPAEFIRRILEAAVAAPSAGNRQPWHFFVVREARTRTCLAAAAYGQIFVSQAPVVIVVCAEPDRSAARYGYRGKMLYCLQDTAAATEHILLAATALGLGACWVGAFDEDEVSQCLALSPSLRPVALVPIGYPAHGRPAMRSRRPLSEVVTFIE from the coding sequence ATGGACTTCTGGGAAGTGATCGCCGCGCGCCACAGCGTGCGGGAATTTGACCCCCGCCGCGATGTGCCGGCGGAGTTCATCCGGCGCATCCTGGAGGCGGCGGTGGCGGCCCCTTCCGCCGGCAACCGCCAACCCTGGCACTTCTTCGTGGTGCGGGAGGCCCGCACGCGCACCTGCCTGGCCGCCGCGGCCTACGGGCAAATCTTCGTCTCCCAGGCGCCGGTGGTCATCGTGGTGTGCGCGGAGCCGGACCGCTCCGCGGCGCGCTACGGCTATCGGGGCAAGATGCTGTACTGTCTGCAGGACACGGCGGCCGCGACCGAGCATATCCTGCTGGCGGCGACGGCTTTGGGGCTGGGCGCCTGCTGGGTCGGCGCGTTTGATGAAGACGAGGTGAGCCAGTGCCTGGCGCTTTCGCCGTCCCTGCGGCCGGTTGCCCTGGTGCCCATTGGATATCCTGCCCACGGCCGGCCGGCCATGCGCTCGCGCCGGCCGCTGTCCGAGGTGGTCACGTTCATCGAGTAG
- the surE gene encoding 5'/3'-nucleotidase SurE produces the protein MTEERVYHILVTNDDGVQAPGLLALKKALEGLGKVTVFAPDHNWSVAGHNKTMHKPLRVNRTQLADGTPALITNGSPSDCVGLAILGLVQPKLDLVVSGINQGPNMGHDITYSGTVAAAMEAAVFGIPAIAVSLDTFESGRDFGPAARFAALLAAQVLKEGLPPDTLLNVNVPAIPEDQIRGVMFTRLGKRIYQDELICRQDPRGQDYYWIGGAPPSGIIEDGTDIGAVANGYISVTPLNLDMTDYRLLRALERWQSVLSRLVLEGR, from the coding sequence ATGACAGAGGAGAGGGTATATCATATCCTGGTGACCAATGACGACGGCGTGCAGGCGCCCGGCCTGCTGGCCCTGAAGAAGGCGCTGGAAGGGCTGGGGAAAGTCACTGTCTTCGCCCCGGACCATAACTGGTCGGTCGCCGGCCACAACAAGACCATGCATAAACCCCTGCGGGTGAACCGCACCCAGCTTGCCGACGGCACGCCGGCGCTGATCACCAATGGCTCACCCTCCGACTGCGTCGGGTTGGCTATCCTCGGCCTGGTACAGCCCAAGCTGGACCTGGTGGTCTCGGGCATCAACCAGGGCCCGAACATGGGGCATGACATCACCTACTCCGGCACGGTGGCGGCGGCCATGGAGGCGGCGGTCTTTGGTATCCCCGCCATCGCGGTCTCGCTCGACACCTTCGAGTCGGGCAGGGATTTCGGGCCGGCGGCGCGCTTCGCGGCGCTTCTGGCGGCGCAGGTGCTCAAAGAGGGACTGCCGCCGGACACGTTGCTCAACGTCAACGTGCCGGCCATCCCCGAGGATCAGATTCGCGGCGTGATGTTCACCCGCCTGGGAAAGCGCATTTACCAGGACGAGCTGATCTGCCGGCAGGACCCCCGCGGCCAGGATTATTACTGGATCGGCGGAGCGCCGCCTTCTGGCATCATCGAGGACGGCACGGATATCGGCGCGGTGGCCAACGGCTACATCTCCGTGACGCCGCTGAACCTGGATATGACCGATTATCGGCTCCTGCGCGCCCTGGAACGCTGGCAGTCCGTGCTTTCTCGGCTGGTGCTGGAGGGCAGGTGA
- a CDS encoding zinc ribbon domain-containing protein: MQEEMRTAGESRPHAGMGEEPASVTEARARLEKLRQERHDLLAEIGEEAVALYASGEITLPGLGMKLVQLSELQERIELEETRVAAAVEASRPKAVSPAPVGACPACGAALFAGDRFCPQCGRRVSD; encoded by the coding sequence ATGCAGGAGGAGATGCGTACTGCGGGCGAGAGTCGTCCCCACGCGGGGATGGGCGAGGAGCCGGCGTCAGTCACCGAGGCGCGTGCCCGGCTGGAGAAGCTTCGCCAGGAGCGGCATGACCTGCTGGCGGAAATCGGCGAGGAGGCAGTCGCCCTGTACGCCAGCGGGGAGATCACCCTGCCAGGGCTGGGCATGAAGCTCGTCCAGCTCAGCGAGCTTCAGGAGCGCATCGAGCTGGAGGAGACGCGCGTGGCCGCGGCGGTGGAAGCCAGCCGGCCGAAGGCCGTGTCCCCCGCGCCGGTGGGGGCATGTCCGGCCTGCGGCGCGGCGCTCTTCGCCGGCGACCGATTCTGCCCCCAATGCGGCCGGCGCGTCAGCGATTAA